AAATTAATATAATAAGAGCTGAATGCCCCCATGGCATAAGCTTTAATGTATACATAAGATACATCATTATTACTCATTTTTGTTGTATTTTCATTTGGTTATGTAAGAAGTAAGTATCTATTGTAGCATATTTCATCGTATTCGATTTGGCTGGATTGTTGTTTCAATAGTCCAGATTTAATTAAAAAAACTCATTAGGTTACTTGTTGCAATGTTCATGCTTAAGGTAAATTTATTTATTAGTACAATAATGAGTTGTAATTTATTTTGGTGCTTAATTCTATCAAGTTAACTTTTGATGCTCTCAAATTGTACATTGTTATTTGTTGGTAATATAATCAACTAAATTGGCTGATCCTCTTATGTAGTAGAGTAGAGATAAAAAATTGTAAAATTTTACAGTTTATATGATTAAACCAATTGTTTAAATTTATTGCTTATATTAAAAATATACTGCGATGTGCATTTACTACTATAATGATTAATATCGTTAAATATCTCTTGATAATGGGATAGCGTATGGAAGATTTAATTCTAGGGGGTACGGTTTTTATACCCGGGATTGCTTTGGTGTTTTTTTTAGGTTTCTTTTCATGGTTATTAATTAGAGTAGTTTACGCAAACTTAGTGAGCAAATATGAATATGCAGGAAGCTTATTCGACATTTCTATGCTGTTTCTCTGCATTTTGGTCATGCATTTCATTCTTAATTCATGGTTGGTAATATAATGAATATAAAGAAATATTTATTAATTGTGATATCTGTATTCATCATTGTTTCGTCTATATATTTATTATGGAACCATTATGCATTAAGCCCATGGACTCGGGATGGTAGAGTAAGAGCTGAAATCAACCAAGTGACAGCAGAGGTTTCAGGGAAAGTTGAGCAATTGATGATCATCGATAACCAAGAAGTCAAACAAGGTGAATTATTACTTGTCGTTGATCCTACTGACTATGAAATCAAACTACGTCAATCTGAATTAGAACTTAATGATTTAGTGGTTCAATACAATTTTGCCAAGAACCAATTAGCAAGGCGTACTAAACTAAGTCAGGTTGCGATATCTAAGGAAGAGCTAGATGATGCAAAGTCGCGCCAAGAAAGCTTAGCCAAAAAAATTGAATTAGCAAAGGTGAAGATTGAAAAAGCTAAACTTGACCTATCAAGAACACAAATTCATTCACCAGTAAATGGCTTTATTACTAATTTGAATTTGCGTACAGGGAATTATATTAATGCAGGCTCCCCTCTATTTGCGATCGTTGATAAAGATTCTTTCTATGTGATTGCTTATTTAGAAGAAACTAAAATGGCCAATGTTGTTGTTGGTGATAATGCAAATATAAAGTTGTACGGCAACAATCATGAATTAAAAGGCAAAGTACAAAGCATTGGTCGAGCAATTGACGATAACAACTCTACGACAGGAAGCCAGCTACTTGAAAATATACAACCTAACTACCCATGGGTCCGATTAGCACAAAGAGTACCAATTAAAATATCATTAAATGATACTCAAGGAGTAACCCTTATACCGGGTACGACTTGCACTGTATTTATTGAAGACTAAGTGATGAAACTAAACTGGATATTTGCAGTTAAATATATGCTAGCTATTCTATTGGCTTGGTATATTTCTTCATATTTTGGTTTTGATAAGCCTTACTGGTCAATGATGACTGTCGCAATCATTGGCTACCCTGATCCATCATTAAGTTTGGCTAAAATGGCGGCACGCCTTGTAGGAAGTGTTATTGGTGTTATCGTAGTAACATTAATCGCTAACATTAGTCTCAGTGATCACTGGTTGTTTACCTCTTTGATTATTATTTGGTTGTCAGTTTGCTTATTTATGGCGTTAACTTCTCGCTATATGATGCCTTATATGTTTTCGCTATCAGGGTATACTTCTGCGATCATTGCCTTCGGTACATCAGTCTATCCATTGCCAATGACAATATTTAATTTGTCTCAAGAAAGGCTAATGGAGGTTATGATAGGCATCATTATTTACACATTTATTAGTTATGCCTTACCAAATAGGTCTAATGTGCCACAAACAGTTCTATTGAACAGGAAAATAAGTACGGATAGAAAAAATGTGTTATCAAGTGTATTCAAAGGAAATTATGATAATACAATGAAAAACCTATCTGTTATCATTGCAGATAGTATAGCCTATGATGAAGTGAGTAAATATGAAAGTCATTTTTTATCTTTTAAAAAGGCACACAGTAAGGCATTAAAATTACCAATATTGGTCACTATATCTATTATTGGTTTAGTCGATCGCGCATTTTTACGCTATGAAAAATATAATCAATTATTAAGCTTGAAGAAAGAGATTAGTCGTCCCTCTACCTTTCAGTCTTATGCATTTTTTGATTGGAAAGATGCTTTTTTAAATACGTTAAGACTAGTTGTAAGTTTAGTGATTAGTGTTATGTTCTGGCTTAATACTGGTTGGGAGTATGGTTATATTTTACCTGTATTAGTGAGTATTTCTTTTACCTTTGGGATTACTATTCCCAATGCTAATAAGCTTGCTTTTATTGTATTTATTGTTGCTCTGTTAGTGATCGCGTTTAGCTATGTATTGAAATTTTTCTTTTTAATACAGGCATCAAGTTTTATGCAAGCGGCCTTGATTATGATCCCTATCTTTATCCTTTTTGGTGTCTTGAAAACGGTAGGTAAGTTAGCATTTTTGATTTCACATATTATGTGTATTTCTTTAATATTTCTAATTAATTTTACTAATCCAATGAGTTTTGATTTTGTTTTTTTTGCTAATACTGCTATAGCGCTTATTTTTTCTATCATTATAGTGATTTTGATGTTGTATATCATACCATTGAGTAGTGCACAGCAGATAGAAACACGTAAAGTTAATTTTATTTTACAGAAAATAAATACATTACCGTTAAATGAGTTAGTTCTCATAAAAATTCGTAATACTTTGCTAATGAATGTAAATTCATTATATGAACATAAAAATATTAACCAG
This portion of the Providencia manganoxydans genome encodes:
- a CDS encoding HlyD family secretion protein; protein product: MNIKKYLLIVISVFIIVSSIYLLWNHYALSPWTRDGRVRAEINQVTAEVSGKVEQLMIIDNQEVKQGELLLVVDPTDYEIKLRQSELELNDLVVQYNFAKNQLARRTKLSQVAISKEELDDAKSRQESLAKKIELAKVKIEKAKLDLSRTQIHSPVNGFITNLNLRTGNYINAGSPLFAIVDKDSFYVIAYLEETKMANVVVGDNANIKLYGNNHELKGKVQSIGRAIDDNNSTTGSQLLENIQPNYPWVRLAQRVPIKISLNDTQGVTLIPGTTCTVFIED
- a CDS encoding FUSC family protein, encoding MKLNWIFAVKYMLAILLAWYISSYFGFDKPYWSMMTVAIIGYPDPSLSLAKMAARLVGSVIGVIVVTLIANISLSDHWLFTSLIIIWLSVCLFMALTSRYMMPYMFSLSGYTSAIIAFGTSVYPLPMTIFNLSQERLMEVMIGIIIYTFISYALPNRSNVPQTVLLNRKISTDRKNVLSSVFKGNYDNTMKNLSVIIADSIAYDEVSKYESHFLSFKKAHSKALKLPILVTISIIGLVDRAFLRYEKYNQLLSLKKEISRPSTFQSYAFFDWKDAFLNTLRLVVSLVISVMFWLNTGWEYGYILPVLVSISFTFGITIPNANKLAFIVFIVALLVIAFSYVLKFFFLIQASSFMQAALIMIPIFILFGVLKTVGKLAFLISHIMCISLIFLINFTNPMSFDFVFFANTAIALIFSIIIVILMLYIIPLSSAQQIETRKVNFILQKINTLPLNELVLIKIRNTLLMNVNSLYEHKNINQFYVLIALISLYELSESYQVRELMVSIINAVSIGDDKDNILKSLNGTETIYSDSNVKYAKDIIGFLL